The nucleotide sequence GCTGAACGCCACACTCATCGACGGGCATGGAAACTTTGGCAGCCCGGACGACGGACCGGCTGCGGCGAGGTACACCGAGGCTCGGATGTCCCGCGAGGCGATGCTGCTGGTCGGCGAGCTGGGCGAGGGGACCGTCGACTTCAAGCCCAACTACGACGGCTCGCTGACCGAGCCCTCGGTGCTGCCGGCCGCCTTCCCGAACCTGCTGGTCAACGGCACCTCAGGGATCGCGGTCGGGATGGCCACCAACATGATCCCGCACAACCTCGGCGAGGTGGTCGCGGCGGCCCGCTGGCTGATCGACCACCCGGACGCCGAGCTGGACAAGCTGATGGAGTTCGTCCCCGGCCCGGACCTGCCCACCGGCGGGCTGCTGCTCGGGCTGGACGAGGTGCGCAAGGCGTACGAGACGGGCCGGGGAGTGGTCCGGATGCGGGCCCGGGTGGAGACCGGTCCGCTGGAGGGGAGCCGGGGCCGGCAGGCGATCACCGTGATCGAGTTGCCCTACGGGGTCGGCGCCGAGAAGATCATCGAGGCGATCACCGACGAGGTACGCGGCAAGCTGATCACCTCCGGCCCGCGCAAGGGCCAGCGCCAGGCGGCCCGGCTCCAGGGCATCGCCGACGTGAAGGACCTGACCGACCGGGAGAACGGCACCCGGCTGGTGATCGAGTGCAAGGTCGGGGTCAACCCGCAGGCGCTGCTCGCCGACCTCTACCGGCTCACCCCGCTGGAGCAGTCGTTCGGGGTCAACAACCTGGTCCTGGTCGACGGCCAGCCGCAGACCCTCGGGCTCAAGCGGCTGTTGGAGGTCTTCCTGGCCCACCGCTACGAGGTGGTGACCCGGCGCACGACGTTCCGGCGGCGCAAGCGTGCCGACCGGCTGCACCTGGTCGACGGCCTGCTGATGGCGCTGCTTGACATCGACGAGGTGGTCCGGCTGATCCGGGCCAGCGAGAACGCCCAGGCGGCCAAGGACGGGCTGATGAGCCAGTTCGGGCTCTCCGAGATCCAGGCGACCTACATCCTGGACACCCCGCTGCGCCGGCTGACCAAGTTCGACCGGATCGAGCTGGAGGTGGAGCGGGAGCGGCTGCGCGACGAGATCGCGGCGCTGACCGAGATCCTGGACGACGACCGGGTGCTCCGTAAGGTCGTCTCCGACGAACTGGCGGCGGTGGTGGACGAGTTCGCCGCCGGACGGCGTACCACGCTCATCGACGGAGACCTCAAGGAGGTGCTGGCGGCGTCGGCTCCGG is from Micromonospora sp. WMMD1102 and encodes:
- a CDS encoding DNA topoisomerase (ATP-hydrolyzing), with the protein product MKVESVEQVASDTTYDIQVGSAEHAFVAEGYVVHNCMGKYHPHGDTAIYDAMVRLAQDFSLNATLIDGHGNFGSPDDGPAAARYTEARMSREAMLLVGELGEGTVDFKPNYDGSLTEPSVLPAAFPNLLVNGTSGIAVGMATNMIPHNLGEVVAAARWLIDHPDAELDKLMEFVPGPDLPTGGLLLGLDEVRKAYETGRGVVRMRARVETGPLEGSRGRQAITVIELPYGVGAEKIIEAITDEVRGKLITSGPRKGQRQAARLQGIADVKDLTDRENGTRLVIECKVGVNPQALLADLYRLTPLEQSFGVNNLVLVDGQPQTLGLKRLLEVFLAHRYEVVTRRTTFRRRKRADRLHLVDGLLMALLDIDEVVRLIRASENAQAAKDGLMSQFGLSEIQATYILDTPLRRLTKFDRIELEVERERLRDEIAALTEILDDDRVLRKVVSDELAAVVDEFAAGRRTTLIDGDLKEVLAASAPAGPLEVADDPCQVILSATGLVARTAAESEEAAEGRRRNGRAKHDAVRAVVHTTARGQVLLVTSAGRAFKTDVLPLPVLPEQAGTVSLSGGMSTAELVPLEPGERVVGLAPLGERGAGSPGLALGTRQGVVKVCAPDWPVRSDEFEVIGLREGDEVVGATWLTDGAETLAFVTSDASLLRFPAKLVRPQGVKGGGMAGINLGSDAEVVFFGAVRTDEAEHGEPMVVTSTGSGVKVTPFALYPAKGRATGGVRAQRFLKGESKLVVAWVGPRPVGVSKRGEPMALPEPDQRRDGSGAAMFGPDTVGHLIERG